CCGTCTGGTGATGTTCGATGACGGCAGCGAGATGGTGGAGGGGGTGCTTGAAGACATCACAGGCCGCAAACAGGCCGAGCTTGAACTCAAGCACCTGGCGTCCATCGACAGCCTGACCGGGGTTTTCAACCGGCACTTGTTTTTTGACCGTCTTGAACATGCGCTGGTGACGGCCAAGCGGACCGAGTCGCTGGTGGCTGTCCTGTTTGTCGATCTCGATGACTTCAAACGTGTCAACGACACCTACGGGCATCAGGCGGGTGACGAACTGCTGCGTTTGGTGGCAGGGAGGCTCAGGAACCGCATCCGCGAATCCGACACTCTGGCTCGCCTCGGCGGCGACGAGTTCGGGGTGCTTCTGGAGTGCATTGAGGATCAGGAGGGGGCGCTGACCGTGGCTCGCAGTCTGCTCGAAATGATGGACACCCCTTATATAGTTACGGGCGAGCCCATCCGTGTGGGGGCCACGGTGGGCATCAGCTTCTTCCCGGACGACGGCAAGGACGGCGTCTCCCTCATCAGCCGGGCCGATTCGGCCATGTATGGGGCCAAACGGCGCAGCGGACCCAAGTACGGCACCTTCCGGGAATGCGGGGTGCCCAGATAGTCGGGCGAGCCATTTATGACAGGGAAACGTGTTGACCCCTGCCCGTCATGTGCTATGACAGGGCATGATGGACTTGGTGTTGCCGAATTTTTTTCGTCAGGCTTTGGCGCGAGTTGTCGTCGCGTTCTGCCTTGCACTGTCCCTGCCTTCTGTGGCCGTCGCTCAAGCTCCATTGCGCATTGATTATCCTGATTTCTGGCCTTTTTTCACCCGCGACGAGGCGGGGGAGATGACCGGATTCTTTCACGACGTGGTCACCGAGGCTCTGGCGCGTCTGGGGATGCGGGCCACCTGGCACTCCTTCCCCTGGGGGCGCTGCCAGGAGAATGTCCGCTCCGGCGAGGCAGACGCCATGATCACCGTACCCACCGCGGAGCGTCTGGAATATTCACGGACCCACGACGCCCCCTTTCATCTCAAGGAGTTGGTGGTCTTCACCCGAGCCGATCACCCAAGCCGGTTCGAGGTGGAGGCCCTTGCATCCATCGACGACATTCTCGCGGCCGGTTTCTCGGTTGTCACCTATGTTGGCAATGGGTGGAACGAGGTCAACATCCGCAGCCGTGGCATCAGGACATACGAGGTGCCTTACCTGAAGAACGTCTGGCTCATGCTGGCCCAGGGCCGGGCCGATATCGTCATTGAGTGGCCGGGCGGAGCATGGCCGGACATCAAGGCTCAGGGGCTGGCACAGGAGATCGTCCAGACCGGGGTGGTGCTTGAGTCCATGCCTTTTCATCTGCTCGTGGGTCGGGATTCGCCTCATGTCGATCTCCTGCCCCGGTTCAACGAAACCATTCTTGAAATGCGTCACGACGGGACCATTGACAGCATTCTGGATACCTACCTCGACCAGCTCCGCCTGGACCAGTATTGACGGCAGCGCAGACGCAGCACGCTAGCCATACCTGCCACTTCCGACCAATCTTTTCCAAATCTTCCGCAAGGCTTTGCGAAATGACCGTTGCCGAGGTTGGCTCTTGCAGGAGTGGGCGTTTCGTGTTACCAATTTTAAATTAATGCTACCTGCCGCATATTTTTCAATATCACCAATGTGTGTGCATGTTTCGGAGACAAGATTGTCAGGAATGCAGGATTTTCATGACTATCTTGAGACTTTAGTCGCGGCTAATAAAATCAGTATGTTGCGCAATTTGAGCTTTGCTAAAAAATGAGCGGCCTACTTGACGAAACTCTTTTTTCTAGGCATGGGAAACCGTATCCTCGGAAGATAAGCATTTGCCCGAGGTTCCATGCACTATTTACCGCCAAAGGACTGAGTATGGTTTTTGACTGGCTGCATTTTTCCATCGTGTTGTTCTTGCTTGCGGGGTTGTTGTTCGCTTGCGGGCCGCTGATACTTGCGGGTCTGCTCGCCCCGAGGGCAAAAGGCGGGGACACCGGCATGCCGTACGAGTGCGGCATGGTCCCCTACGGGAGTTCGTGGTCGAGGTGGGGGGTGTCGTATTATGTGTACGCCCTGATCTTCCTCGCCTTCGACGTGGATGTCCTTTACCTCTTCCCGGTCGCCACGGCGTATGCGGACGCCGAGGGCTGGGTTTCCTTTGTGAAGGTGTTCATCTTCCTGTTCTTTCTCATACTTTCCATCGTCTACTTCTGGGCGAAAGGGGTGTTCACATGGCCGCGCAGGATTCGGTAGGGCACAAGGAGTTCCTGACGGCGGGCGGTCACCACATGGACCCGCCTATCGTCAACATGAAGCTGGCGCAGGATATTCTGGATGTCTGCCGCTCCATGTCGCTGTGGCCCATGACCTTTGGTCTGGCATGCTGCGCCATCGAGATGATGGCTACAGGCATGGCCCGGTTCGACATGGCCCGATTCGGGGCCGAGGTATTCCGCCCATCGCCGCGTCAGTCGGATGTCATGATCGTGGCCGGAACGGTGACGAAGAAAATGGCCCCTGCCGTGGTCAGACTCTACGAGCAGATGCCCGGCCCCAAGTGGGTCATCGCCATGGGCAACTGCGCCATCTCCGGCGGTCCTT
This genomic stretch from Pseudodesulfovibrio alkaliphilus harbors:
- a CDS encoding substrate-binding periplasmic protein, which codes for MRIDYPDFWPFFTRDEAGEMTGFFHDVVTEALARLGMRATWHSFPWGRCQENVRSGEADAMITVPTAERLEYSRTHDAPFHLKELVVFTRADHPSRFEVEALASIDDILAAGFSVVTYVGNGWNEVNIRSRGIRTYEVPYLKNVWLMLAQGRADIVIEWPGGAWPDIKAQGLAQEIVQTGVVLESMPFHLLVGRDSPHVDLLPRFNETILEMRHDGTIDSILDTYLDQLRLDQY
- a CDS encoding NADH-quinone oxidoreductase subunit A, which codes for MVFDWLHFSIVLFLLAGLLFACGPLILAGLLAPRAKGGDTGMPYECGMVPYGSSWSRWGVSYYVYALIFLAFDVDVLYLFPVATAYADAEGWVSFVKVFIFLFFLILSIVYFWAKGVFTWPRRIR
- a CDS encoding NADH-quinone oxidoreductase subunit B — protein: MAAQDSVGHKEFLTAGGHHMDPPIVNMKLAQDILDVCRSMSLWPMTFGLACCAIEMMATGMARFDMARFGAEVFRPSPRQSDVMIVAGTVTKKMAPAVVRLYEQMPGPKWVIAMGNCAISGGPFKIKDNYNVVEGVDTLIPVDVYVPGCPPRPEGLLEGFFQLQRMITGKRWWPVAAKVEG